One Lujinxingia vulgaris DNA segment encodes these proteins:
- a CDS encoding histidine triad nucleotide-binding protein: MSDETIFSKIIRGELPCDKVYETDEVLAFRDINPAAPVHVLVIPKKPIVNVGHAEEDDALLLGKLMLAAKEVARLEGLEESGFRLVVNNGAEVGQTVFHLHVHVLGGRDFSWPPG; the protein is encoded by the coding sequence GTGAGCGACGAGACGATTTTTTCGAAAATCATTCGCGGGGAGCTCCCCTGCGACAAGGTCTATGAGACCGACGAGGTGCTGGCGTTTCGGGATATCAACCCGGCCGCGCCGGTGCACGTGCTGGTGATTCCCAAAAAGCCCATCGTTAACGTGGGTCATGCTGAGGAGGATGACGCGCTGCTTCTCGGCAAGCTGATGCTCGCTGCAAAAGAGGTCGCGCGTCTGGAGGGCCTTGAGGAGAGCGGCTTTCGGCTGGTGGTCAACAACGGCGCGGAGGTGGGGCAGACCGTCTTTCATCTGCACGTGCATGTGCTGGGCGGGCGCGACTTCTCCTGGCCGCCGGGCTGA
- a CDS encoding thiolase family protein translates to MAEAYVYEAVRSPIGRRKGGLSEVRPDELAAAVLRALVERAGVDAAEIEDVIMGCVTQLGEQGLNIARNATLVAGFPITVCGTTVNRMCGSSLTTINFAAQAVMSGAHDLVVGAGVESMSRVAMGSDSGPLSDLLTDRFDIVSQGVSADLIAERWGLSRKMLDELAVESHRRALSAIEEGRFEREIAPVFGLSQDEGPRADSTYERVAKLRPAFQKEGVITAASSSQISDGAAAVLIGSAEAGERLGLKPRARVRSMALAGVDPTIMLTGPIPATEKALKKAGLGMEDIDLFEVNEAFASVVLAWARELGGSDGMGALLERTNVNGGAMALGHPLGCSGARLLTTLLHEMERRDVELGLATLCIGFGQAVATVIERV, encoded by the coding sequence ATGGCAGAAGCCTATGTGTATGAAGCGGTGCGAAGCCCCATCGGGCGTCGAAAGGGCGGGCTTTCGGAGGTGCGCCCCGATGAGCTGGCTGCGGCGGTGTTGCGCGCGCTTGTGGAGCGGGCCGGGGTGGATGCGGCCGAGATCGAAGATGTGATCATGGGCTGTGTGACCCAGCTCGGGGAGCAGGGGCTCAACATCGCGCGTAATGCGACGCTGGTGGCGGGCTTTCCGATCACGGTCTGCGGCACCACCGTCAACCGGATGTGCGGCTCAAGCCTGACCACCATCAACTTCGCGGCACAGGCGGTGATGAGCGGCGCGCACGATCTTGTGGTGGGTGCCGGCGTGGAGTCGATGAGCCGGGTGGCGATGGGCTCGGACAGCGGCCCCTTAAGCGATCTTCTCACCGATCGTTTCGACATCGTCTCCCAGGGGGTGAGCGCGGATCTGATCGCGGAGCGCTGGGGCTTAAGCCGCAAGATGCTCGACGAGCTGGCGGTGGAGAGCCACCGCCGCGCCCTCTCAGCGATCGAGGAAGGGCGTTTTGAGCGCGAGATCGCCCCGGTTTTCGGTCTTTCTCAGGATGAGGGGCCGCGGGCCGACTCGACCTATGAGCGGGTGGCGAAGTTGCGTCCGGCCTTTCAGAAAGAGGGCGTGATCACGGCGGCAAGCTCCAGCCAGATCTCCGACGGGGCGGCGGCGGTGCTCATCGGTTCGGCGGAAGCTGGCGAGCGCCTGGGGCTGAAACCTCGGGCGCGGGTGCGCTCGATGGCGCTGGCCGGCGTGGACCCGACGATCATGCTCACCGGTCCGATTCCTGCGACCGAGAAGGCGCTTAAAAAAGCCGGGCTTGGCATGGAAGATATTGATCTTTTCGAGGTCAACGAGGCCTTTGCCTCGGTGGTGCTGGCCTGGGCCAGAGAGCTGGGTGGCTCCGATGGGATGGGGGCGCTCCTGGAGCGCACCAACGTCAATGGCGGCGCGATGGCGCTGGGGCATCCGCTGGGATGTTCGGGGGCGCGTCTGCTGACGACGCTTCTGCATGAGATGGAGCGTCGGGATGTGGAGCTGGGGCTGGCGACGCTTTGCATCGGGTTTGGGCAGGCAGTGGCTACGGTGATCGAGCGGGTCTGA
- a CDS encoding SDR family NAD(P)-dependent oxidoreductase, with protein MGAFDGKVALVTGAGGGLGRAYALALAKEGAAVVVNDLGVSRHGEDEGQALAEKVVDEIKALGGKAVADRGSVSSADDAQAMIARAIENFGRLDIVINNAGILRDKTLVRMDEAMWDQVIDVHLKGTFLVTKFAVEAMIKAGQGGRIINTSSYAGLKGNFGQTNYGAAKAGIAGLTRVVALECARYKITCNAIAPVAKTRMTEELDMVPESYAAEDVAPLVMWLASEEAAGVSGRVFGAHGRHYFEYVVETTPGVEREAAWTLEAVGKNFEAITAPAGTGGEAAGEDAAKARAIFEALPQVFDSEAGASWDAGLVFAVRGAGTYGLRVAGGSASFVEGKPDKVSAKVEFDSPQTLIELAAGQLSAQKAFMAGKIKADNMGALMKFASYFDLQAAGAIAGGESKEDAQARSAVSEGGGEGAEGPNGEVVGKTFKMPARHLKPSEMIAYAEAVDDRQARYLSEEAEGGLVAAPLFAVQPLIGALEAAMSDDELNADMLRLVHGEQEMIFHDVLRPWDLVSPRSEIASVEEKSSGWLIEVRQRLMREGEVVVEASSALFVRKPSDGSNTKKNNDSKKARAGEEERESPEVVFSQEQVVAEDQPRRYAAASGDHNPIHVDEEVARAAGLPDVILHGLCTMAFAARAAVEGVADGRVEGLKRMKVRFARPVFRGQQLTTRIWEVEPGRYGLETLNEKGQPVLTHGEVEIG; from the coding sequence ATGGGTGCGTTTGATGGAAAGGTTGCGCTGGTCACCGGCGCCGGCGGCGGGTTGGGACGCGCGTACGCGCTGGCGCTGGCGAAGGAAGGGGCGGCGGTGGTGGTCAACGATCTGGGTGTGAGCCGCCACGGTGAGGATGAGGGGCAGGCCCTGGCCGAGAAGGTCGTCGACGAGATCAAAGCGCTGGGCGGCAAGGCCGTGGCCGACCGCGGTTCGGTCTCCAGCGCGGACGATGCGCAGGCGATGATTGCGCGTGCCATCGAGAACTTTGGGCGTTTGGATATTGTGATCAACAACGCCGGCATTCTGCGCGACAAGACGCTGGTGCGCATGGATGAGGCGATGTGGGATCAGGTCATTGATGTGCATCTTAAGGGCACCTTCCTGGTCACGAAGTTCGCTGTGGAGGCCATGATCAAGGCCGGCCAGGGCGGACGCATCATCAACACCTCCTCCTATGCGGGCCTTAAGGGCAACTTCGGGCAGACCAACTACGGCGCGGCCAAGGCGGGGATTGCAGGGCTTACGCGCGTGGTGGCGCTGGAGTGTGCTCGCTACAAGATCACCTGCAACGCGATCGCGCCGGTGGCCAAGACCCGCATGACCGAAGAGCTCGATATGGTGCCCGAGAGCTATGCGGCCGAAGACGTCGCGCCGCTGGTGATGTGGCTCGCGAGTGAGGAGGCCGCCGGGGTTTCGGGGCGAGTGTTTGGAGCGCATGGTCGCCACTATTTTGAGTATGTGGTGGAGACGACGCCCGGGGTGGAGCGGGAGGCGGCCTGGACGTTGGAGGCGGTCGGCAAGAACTTTGAGGCCATCACCGCGCCGGCCGGCACCGGCGGGGAGGCCGCCGGCGAAGATGCCGCAAAAGCGCGCGCGATCTTTGAGGCGCTCCCGCAGGTCTTCGACAGCGAGGCCGGCGCCAGCTGGGACGCCGGGCTGGTCTTTGCGGTGCGCGGCGCCGGCACGTACGGGCTGCGCGTGGCGGGTGGGAGCGCATCGTTTGTGGAGGGCAAGCCCGATAAAGTGAGCGCGAAGGTGGAGTTCGACAGCCCGCAGACGCTCATTGAGCTTGCCGCCGGCCAGCTCTCGGCACAGAAGGCTTTTATGGCCGGGAAGATCAAAGCCGATAATATGGGGGCGTTGATGAAGTTCGCATCCTACTTCGACCTTCAGGCCGCCGGGGCGATCGCCGGTGGCGAGTCGAAGGAAGATGCACAAGCAAGGAGCGCTGTTTCGGAGGGGGGCGGTGAAGGGGCCGAAGGCCCCAACGGGGAGGTTGTGGGCAAAACGTTCAAGATGCCCGCGCGTCACCTCAAGCCTTCCGAGATGATCGCGTATGCGGAGGCGGTCGATGATCGCCAGGCGCGCTACTTGAGCGAAGAGGCCGAGGGGGGGCTTGTGGCCGCGCCGCTCTTTGCGGTGCAGCCGCTCATTGGCGCGCTGGAGGCGGCGATGAGTGATGATGAGCTCAACGCCGATATGCTGCGCCTGGTGCACGGGGAGCAGGAGATGATCTTCCACGATGTGCTGCGCCCCTGGGATCTCGTCTCGCCGCGTTCGGAGATCGCGTCGGTGGAGGAGAAGTCGTCGGGGTGGCTCATTGAGGTGCGTCAGCGCCTGATGCGGGAGGGGGAAGTTGTGGTGGAGGCGTCGAGCGCGCTCTTTGTGCGTAAGCCTTCGGATGGCTCGAACACGAAGAAGAACAACGACTCGAAGAAGGCGCGCGCTGGCGAGGAGGAGCGGGAGTCGCCGGAGGTTGTGTTTAGCCAGGAGCAGGTGGTGGCCGAGGATCAGCCCCGGCGTTACGCGGCGGCCTCGGGCGATCATAACCCCATTCACGTCGATGAGGAGGTGGCCCGCGCAGCGGGGCTTCCGGATGTGATCTTACACGGGCTCTGCACCATGGCTTTTGCGGCGCGCGCAGCGGTGGAGGGCGTGGCTGACGGACGCGTCGAGGGGCTCAAGCGCATGAAGGTGCGTTTTGCGCGGCCGGTGTTCCGCGGGCAGCAGCTGACGACGCGCATCTGGGAGGTGGAGCCGGGGCGATATGGCCTGGAGACGCTCAACGAGAAAGGCCAGCCGGTGTTGACGCACGGAGAAGTTGAGATTGGCTGA